The Euphorbia lathyris chromosome 3, ddEupLath1.1, whole genome shotgun sequence genome contains a region encoding:
- the LOC136224079 gene encoding protein RAE1 translates to MATFGAAANTNANPNKSSEVAQPPSDSVSSLHFSPKANFLVATSWDNQVRCWEITRNGTTLGSVPKASISHDQPVLCSAWKDDGQTVFSGGCDKQVKMWPLLSGSQPVTVAAHDAPIKEIAWIPELNLLATGSWDKTLKYWDLRQNNPAHTQQLPDRCYAMSVRHPLMVVGTADRNLIVFNLQQPQAEFKRIASPLKYQTRCVAAFPDQQGFLVGSIEGRVGVHHLDDAQQSKNFTFKCHRDGTEIYSVNSLNFHPVHHTFATAGSDGAFNFWDKDSKQRLKAMSRCPHPIPSSAFNNDGSIYAYSVCYDWSKGAENHNPQTAKTYIYLHSPQESEVKGKPRVGASGRR, encoded by the exons ATGGCTACTTTTGGCGCTGCTGCAAATACAAATGCAAACCCTAACAAATCTTCCGAG GTTGCTCAACCTCCTAGCGACTCAGTTTCTAGTCTCCATTTCAGTCCCAAAGCCAATTTCTTAGTTGCCACTTCGTGGGACAACCAG GTAAGATGTTGGGAAATTACCCGGAATGGAACCACTCTTGGAAGTGTGCCTAAGGCATCCATATCACATGACCAACCG GTATTGTGCTCTGCTTGGAAGGATGATGGACAAACTGTATTCTCTGGAGGGTGCGATAAGCAAGTGAAGATGTGGCCTTTGCTGTCTGGCAGTCAACCAGTAACTGTTGCAGCACATGATGCACCTATCAAAGAAATTGCATGGATTCCGGAGCTAAACCTGTTGGCCACTGGAAGTTGGGACAAGACCTTGAA GTACTGGGATTTAAGGCAAAATAACCCAGCGCACACTCAACAGCTTCCGGATCGCTGTTATGCAATGTCGGTGCGGCATCCCCTGATGGTTGTTGGCACAGCAGATAGAAATCTCATAGTCTTTAACCTGCAACAACCTCAG GCTGAGTTCAAGAGAATTGCTTCTCCCTTGAAGTATCAGACAAGATGTGTTGCTGCCTTTCCTGATCAGCAAGGCTTCTTG GTTGGCTCAATTGAAGGGAGAGTCGGCGTGCATCATTTAGATGATGCACAACAAAGTAAGAATTTCACTTTTAAATGTCACAGAGATGGAACTGAGATCTATTCAGTCAACTCCTTAAACTTCCATCCG GTGCATCACACATTTGCAACTGCAGGATCTGATGGTGCATTTAATTTTTGGGACAAGGATAGTAAACAGAGGCTAAAG GCCATGTCACGGTGCCCTCACCCTATACCTTCAAGTGCTTTCAACAATGATGGCTCAATATATGCATATTCG GTGTGTTATGACTGGAGTAAGGGTGCAGAGAATCACAACCCACAAACCGCAAAGACATACATCTATCTGCATTCGCCACAG GAATCTGAAGTTAAAGGCAAACCTCGAGTTGGAGCAAGCGGCAGGCGGTAA